A single Drosophila ananassae strain 14024-0371.13 chromosome 3L, ASM1763931v2, whole genome shotgun sequence DNA region contains:
- the LOC6494621 gene encoding serine-rich adhesin for platelets isoform X8, whose translation MDLSLERDSSALGSLFQQIINDMKNTSPLWEDFVAKAGKLHTCLRAAIQAIAAYLDAFQKIADAATNSRGASKEIGTALTRVCLRHKAVETRLKTFTTAIMDCLVQPLQERIEDWKRTVATIDKDHAKEYKRCRSELKKRSSDTLRLQKKARKGQTDGLQSLMDSHMQDVTLRRAELEEVEKKSLRAAMVEERLRYCSFVHMLQPVVHEECEVMSELGHLQEAMQSIALVTKDPSVLPQASEELIHDAKASINLYPESPGGGSGSQGGGCSNSLGSRKSSVCSISSINSSGSSNSPGHHHYPRSLSQFVTPAIRLKPGESSDSGFCSSPALTTQTSNATNQTANVSTWPPHNQDTVDSLPPTADRPHTISTAYEKGHQRPPLTVYTFQNPETIHESTTGLNNGSPAAANGQSSSGQTTPATQKSPAASLSRPPLPVKPAHVRCSSLERPLSAQSNHRQGSGSNLLQRQCPSPIPAHITKELSAAHHAQQQQQQQQLQQHQQQQQTPPTYVNMSELANMAALKLTNHQNQQQQQQQKPSPPPLKQQSSIDSISSQHSNDSTGSHQLLQQQQHHQQHMQQQQNHHSASATATRSHSISSTASSLHSHPSIDSTVACGSLVGQHNHSTSTNTNTTTTSPSSGCSTPQNHYSPLLTNSPTSTAAGTPSGSSIGTGAGLGFVYQVSSPTPPASEVLKITEQGSGSGQASVNNDVEEEETDERSRASVLQKASMFEKAAAAAAISPPAPVPVAPPTASVGPAGGGRRSEAEQQEMDKSFEDSIQALNNLIGELDSFQREIDEGKGKQMMMMTSLTGSSNNNVTNVTTTSSSTSSSDNHNTPAGNTSTIEPCAISNQTHSSGCGTDISDTTSDELGGDESAEARRRDRDRDRDLLGASDSELSRCYVSETSSLTGGMTAGGYENPTFAHFVAASASREEAGPGDSVSLASDSLCLGQPRHAYVDTCSDSGSAVVVIYDHQIPITPDIEFVKQNSEIVLLRTKDPQPQALQLHEMRELQQLPTNLAGTPDSSPDGQAPPQPATATVAPAKQRLSSFRATSEQQLQLLGRGSPQRGKATTEPAQDQHPPPPPPPQQQQQVASELQPVDPVKRQLPPKPNSLSLFSGPAPNTLASDKPLVPRKSDFKADLDAKIRRQKHKVQQQLQQQQQSPPQQQAPSATQPQQQQSPPQQSPPNRNCNVTNKPAANVTASASASASKVNQNHRNPCQNQTAASSNHKQYKTPPACPTYSSSSTSLPSLPSLPSLPLSVSTSSANSPPSMLPASARPVAHSPHLYSNANANASVPANPHSPANAHANVKPCITPRPASLSGGGAGGGGSTRIARRSSINQAKPPPPVRRSSSVTPSPNASVGLKQPQQPEHLHLHQQQLSSSSEHLPPPPAFLLDSMPQSPPPAAMPSSALKVSETVRALAALRHQPASPVALRRMQQQQQQQQQQLQHQQQQQLLQQQQQQQQPFLQSLHQSPSNDDLSYEVYYDSYLDLHAYAPAQQRLTQHQQQYQQQQQQHLMYLQQQHQAAQPPVYQAPPPVDATFRTSSPAAGGGGGGGGIYAQPKLVNSMSSFRTSSPSPNGHAHPLPPTQPKANPNLIAQLNARLNSKQQHQQHEGIYGNQQQQQQQPGGDSIYMRGGLPMSQTPQQQHFDGKSEQQMQHQQHRIYASYGTSSSQVATSAPGSGSGSGSGSAISSGSNAQPSILTPTSTFNALPHFPLSSSTSSLLSKVSSFSNASSSPPTAVSANNSHYQPPQPPTASSGGTDYGSYSSSFNKNSAAAQMSNNMRQVHPPYQHHQSQSQQQQQHYTCPPPLEDPPPPPIYAAGASATMPKKMARPLVGHAPHASAYAAASATATLPKNIMQQQQQHRLLQQQQQQQQYQQPTGMGNGNGNGHGHGHVSHRPQLPLPQQKMRAAQQQQQHLVEQQHQPPIPSRHSSVQQKIFVSTNPFIQTTAVKFHSPSASPICGSPGSGTGSVSGSGSLASIYATTARGSHQQHPHQQQQQQQHYYRDVAGGNSNGGGGYYNHNAHGHAHSNAHANAHAHVQAHHAT comes from the exons ATGGATCTGAGTCTGGAACGCGACAGCTCCGCTCTGGGAAGTCTGTTTCAACAGATTATCAATGATATGAAG AACACCTCGCCGTTGTGGGAGGATTTTGTGGCCAAGGCGGGAAAACTCCATACATGTTTGAG GGCCGCCATCCAAGCAATCGCCGCCTATTTGGATGCCTTCCAAAAGATAGCAGATGCGGCGACCAATTCAAGAG GCGCTTCCAAGGAGATCGGCACCGCCCTCACCCGGGTCTGCCTGCGCCACAAGGCGGTGGAGACGCGCCTGAAGACCTTCACCACGGCCATCATGGATTGTTTGGTGCAGCCGCTGCAGGAGAGGATCGAGGACTGGAAGCGCACAGTGGCCACCATCGACAAGGACCATGCCAAAGAGTACAAGCGGTGCCGGAGTGAGCTGAAGAAGCGCTCCAGCGACACGCTGCGCCTCCAGAAGAAGGCGCGCAAGGGCCAGACGGACGGGCTCCAGTCCCTGATGGACTCGCACATGCAGGACGTGACACTCCGCCGGGCCGAGTTGGAGGAGGTGGAGAAGAAGTCCCTGAGGGCGGCCATGGTGGAGGAGAGACTGCGGTACTGCAGCTTTGTCCACATGCTGCAGCCGGTGGTGCACGAGGAGTGCGAGGTCATGTCCGAACTGGGTCACCTCCAG GAGGCGATGCAGTCGATAGCTCTGGTCACCAAGGACCCCAGTGTCCTGCCCCAGGCCTCCGAGGAACTCATCCACGATGCCAAGGCCAGCATTAATCTCTACCCAGAGTCCCCGGGTGGCGGTTCTGGGTCTCAGGGTGGAGGCTGCTCCAACTCGCTGGGTTCCCGTAAGAGCTCCGTCTGCTCCATCAGTAGCATCAACAGCAGCGGCTCAAGCAACTCACCTGGCCATCACCACTATCCGCGTTCCCTGTCGCAG TTTGTAACGCCCGCAATTCGCTTGAAACCTGGTGAATCCAGTGATAGTGGCTTTTGCTCATCGCCAGCGCTAACAACACAg ACATCGAATGCCACCAATCAGACGGCGAATGTATCCACCTGGCCGCCACACAATCAGGACACTGTGGACAGCCTGCCACCGACCGCCGACCGGCCGCATACCATTTCGACCGCCTACGAGAAGGGCCACCAGCGACCGCCGCTCACAGTCTATACGTTCCAGAACCCGGAGACCATTCACGAGTCAACCACTGGCCTCAATAATGGCTCCCCAGCCGCCGCCAATGGACAGTCCTCGTCTGGCCAGACCACTCCGGCCACCCAGAAGTCCCCGGCTGCCTCCCTCAGCCGGCCACCTCTGCCAGTT AAGCCAGCCCACGTG CGCTGCTCGTCGTTGGAGCGTCCGTTGTCGGCCCAGAGCAACCACCGCCAGGGTAGCGGGAGCAATCTGCTGCAGCGGCAGTGTCCCTCACCGATTCCAGCTCATATCACGAAAG AGCTGTCCGCAGCGCATCatgcccagcagcagcagcaacagcaacagctccagcaacatcagcaacaacagcagacACCGCCCACCTACGTGAATATGTCCGAGTTGGCCAACATGGCGGCCCTGAAACTGACTAACCACCAgaaccagcaacagcagcagcagcagaagcccTCGCCGCCGCCTTTGAAACAACAGAGCTCCATCGACTCGATCAGCTCACAGCATTCCAATGACTCCACGGGTTCGCATCAACTGctccaacagcagcaacatcatcagcaacacatgcaacagcagcaaaatCATCACTCCGCCTCTGCCACAGCCACTCGCTCCCATTCCATATCCTCGACGGCCTCGTCGCTGCACTCGCATCCGTCAATTGACTCGACGGTAGCTTGTGGCTCCCTGGTGGGCCAGCACAACCACAGCACCAGCACCAACACGAACACGACCACCACCTCGCCGTCCAGTGGCTGCTCCACGCCACAGAATCATTACTCGCCCTTGCTAACCAACTCACCCACGTCCACTGCCGCAGGTACACCCAGTGGCAGCAGCATCGGCACGGGAGCCGGCCTGGGCTTTGTCTATCAGGTCAGCTCTCCCACTCCGCCCGCCAGCGAGGTGCTGAAGATCACCGAGCAGGGTTCCGGCTCTGGCCAGGCATCTGTAAACAATGACGTGGAGGAGGAAGAGACCGACGAGCGATCGCGGGCTTCCGTCTTGCAGAAGGCCTCGATGTTCGAGAAGGCGGCAGCTGCGGCTGCCATATCGCCACCGGCTCCGGTTCCAGTCGCTCCACCAACTGCATCGGTTGGCCCGGCCGGAGGAGGACGCCGATCCGAGGCGGAGCAGCAGGAAATGG ACAAGTCTTTCGAAGATTCAATCCAAGctctaaataatttaattggcGAACTAGACTCGTTCCAACGCGAGATCGATGAGGGCAAGGGCAAgcagatgatgatgatgaccaGCCTGACCGGCAGCAGTAACAACAATGTGACGAATGTGACCACCACCAGCAGttccaccagcagcagcgacAACCACAACACGCCCGCCGGCAACACCAGCACCATCGAGCCCTGTGCCATCAGCAATCAGACGCACTCGAGCGGCTGCGGCACCGACATCTCGGACACTACCTCGGATGAGTTGGGCGGCGACGAGAGTGCGGAGGCACGGCGACGGGATCGGGATAGGGACAGGGACCTGCTTGGAGCCAGCGATTCGGAGCTGAGTCGTTGCTATGTGAGCGAGACGAGTTCGCTGACCGGCGGGATGACGGCCGGCGGCTACGAGAATCCCACATTTGCGCACTTTGTGGCGGCCAGTGCCAGTCGGGAGGAGGCGGGTCCGGGTGACAGTGTCTCCCTGGCGTCGGACAGCCTGTGTCTGGGGCAACCGCGCCACGCCTACGTGGACACCTGCAGCGATAGCGGCAGTGCCGTGGTGGTGATCTACGACCACCAGATTCCCATCACGCCGGACATCGAGTTCGTGAAGCAGAACTCGGAGATAGTGCTGCTGCGCACCAAGGATCCCCAGCCACAGGCGCTACAGCTGCACGAGATGCGCGAGCTGCAGCAGCTGCCGACGAACCTGGCTGGAACGCCGGACTCCTCGCCGGATGGCCAGGCGCCACCGCAGCCGGCCACAGCAACCGTGGCGCCCGCCAAGCAGCGACTCTCCTCCTTCCGCGCCACCAGCGAACAGCAGCTGCAGCTCCTCGGACGCGGCAGTCCCCAAAGAGGTAAAGCCACCACTGAGCCGGCACAGGACCAgcacccaccaccaccaccacccccccagcagcagcagcaggtggCCAGTGAGCTGCAGCCAGTAGATCCTGTCAAGCGCCAGCTGCCGCCCAAACCGAACAGCCTGAGCCTTTTCAGTGGCCCAGCGCCCAACACGCTGGCCAGCGACAAGCCCCTGGTGCCCCGAAAGTCAGACTTTAAGGCCGATCTTGATGCCAAAATACGCAGACAGAAGCACAAAGTCCAACAGCAattgcagcaacagcagcaatcgCCGCCTCAGCAGCAAGCACCTTCCGCCACACaaccgcaacaacaacagtcaCCACCACAACAGTCGCCCCCAAACCGAAACTGTAATGTCACTAATAAGCCAGCCGCCAATGTTACTGCATCCGCATCAGCATCTGCATCTAAAGTGAACCAAAATCATAGAAATCCATGCCAAAATCAGACAGCTGCATCATCCAATCATAAGCAATATAAGACGCCCCCAGCCTGCCCGACATACTCATCTTCATCGACATCGCTACCATCGCTACCATCGCTACCATCATTGCCATTATCAGTCAGCACCTCATCAGCAAACTCTCCGCCATCGATGTTGCCCGCCAGTGCCCGACCAGTAGCCCACTCACCACATCTATACTCCAATGCCAATGCCAATGCTAGTGTCCCAGCCAATCCTCATAGCCCGGCCAATGCCCATGCCAATGTCAAGCCGTGCATTACGCCCAGGCCGGCTTCGTTGTCGG gaggaggagcaggtgGCGGTGGATCCACGCGCATCGCCCGCCGTTCGTCCATCAACCAGGCCAAGCCACCGCCGCCAGTCAGACGCAGCTCTTCGGTGACCCCCAGTCCCAATGCCTCGGTTGGG CTGAAGCAACCGCAGCAGCCAGAGCACCTGCACctgcaccagcagcagctaaGCAGCTCCAGCGAGCActtgccgccgccgccggctTTCCTGCTGGACTCCATGCCGCAAAGTCCGCCGCCAGCCGCCATGCCCAGCTCGGCGCTGAAGGTATCCGAGACGGTGCGAGCCCTGGCGGCCTTGCGCCATCAGCCGGCCTCTCCGGTGGCTTTGAGACGcatgcagcaacaacagcagcagcagcagcaacagctacaacaccagcaacagcaacagctactacagcagcagcagcagcaacaacagcctTTTCTACAG TCCCTGCACCAGTCCCCCTCGAACGATGATCTAAGCTACGAAGTCTACTACGACTCCTACCTGGATCTGCACGCCTATGCTCCCGCCCAGCAACGCCTTACCCAACATCAACAGCAgtatcagcaacagcaacagcaacatctcATGTatctgcaacagcaacatcaggcTGCCCAGCCGCCTGTCTATCAAGCTCCGCCGCCCGTCGACGCC ACGTTCCGCACCTCATCACCTGCCGCTGGCGGAggcgggggcgggggcggCATTTACGCCCAACCCAAGCTGGTCAACAGCATGTCCAGCTTCCGCACCAGTAGCCCCAGTCCCAACGGACACGCTCACCCACTGCCACCGACACAGCCCAAGGCGAACCCGAATCTGATAGCACAGCTCAATGCACGACTCAACAGCaagcaacagcaccagcagcacGAGGGGATCTACGgcaaccagcagcagcagcaacagcaacccgGAGGGGATTCGATTTATATGCGAGGAGGTTTGCCCATGTCGCAAACGCCTCAGCAGCAACACTTTGACGGTAAATCTGAACAGCAAatgcaacatcaacagcatAGAATTTACGCTAGTTATGGCACCTCATCGTCACAAGTCGCCACATCAGCccctggctctggctctggctctggttcAGGCTCAGCCATCTCATCGGGCAGCAATGCCCAGCCGTCCATACTAACACCGACCTCCACCTTCAACGCCCTGCCCCACTTTCCATTATCCTCATCCACATCATCGTTGCTATCCAAAGTCAGTTCATTCTCAAACGCCTCATCCTCGCCGCCAACGGCCGTGTCGGCCAACAATTCGCATTACCAGCCTCCCCAGCCGCCCACTGCGTCATCGGGCGGCACAGATTATGGCTCGTACTCAAGTTCGTTTAATAAAAATTCAGCAGCTGCCCAAATGTCGAACAACATGCGACAAGTCCATCCACCGTACCAGCACCACCAGTCGCAgtcacagcaacagcagcagcattaCACCTGCCCGCCTCCGCTGGAGGAtccaccgccgccgcccaTTTACGCCGCCGGCGCTTCGGCCACGATGCCCAAGAAGATGGCCCGCCCCCTTGTCGGCCATGCGCCGCATGCGAGCGCCTATGCAGCTGCTTCGGCCACGGCCACGCTGCCCAAAAACAtaatgcaacagcagcaacagcaccgattgctgcaacagcaacagcagcagcagcaatatcaacagccaacaggCATGGGCaatgggaatggaaatggCCATGGTCACGGACACGTAAGTCACCGTCCGCAGTTGCCACTGCCCCAGCAGAAGATGCGGGctgcccagcagcagcagcagcacttggtggagcagcaacaccagccgCCCATCCCATCGCGGCATTCGAGTGTCCAGCAAAAGATATTCGTTTCGACGAATCCATTCATCCAAACGACGGCAGTCAAGTTCCACTCTCCATCCGCCTCGCCAATTTGCGGCTCCCCGGGATCTGGCACCGGATCGGTATCTGGATCTGGGTCTTTGGCCAGCATTTATGCGACAACAGCACGAGGCAGTCACCAGCAACATCcgcaccagcaacagcaacaacaacagcactACTATCGCGATGTTGCTGGAGGCAATAGCAATGGCGGTGGTGGATACTACAACCACAATGCCCatggccacgcccactccaACGCCCATGCCAATGCCCATGCCCATGTCCAGGCACATCATGCAA cCTGA
- the LOC6494621 gene encoding serine-rich adhesin for platelets isoform X33 has product MDLSLERDSSALGSLFQQIINDMKNTSPLWEDFVAKAGKLHTCLRAAIQAIAAYLDAFQKIADAATNSRGASKEIGTALTRVCLRHKAVETRLKTFTTAIMDCLVQPLQERIEDWKRTVATIDKDHAKEYKRCRSELKKRSSDTLRLQKKARKGQTDGLQSLMDSHMQDVTLRRAELEEVEKKSLRAAMVEERLRYCSFVHMLQPVVHEECEVMSELGHLQEAMQSIALVTKDPSVLPQASEELIHDAKASINLYPESPGGGSGSQGGGCSNSLGSRKSSVCSISSINSSGSSNSPGHHHYPRSLSQFVTPAIRLKPGESSDSGFCSSPALTTQTSNATNQTANVSTWPPHNQDTVDSLPPTADRPHTISTAYEKGHQRPPLTVYTFQNPETIHESTTGLNNGSPAAANGQSSSGQTTPATQKSPAASLSRPPLPVRCSSLERPLSAQSNHRQGSGSNLLQRQCPSPIPAHITKELSAAHHAQQQQQQQQLQQHQQQQQTPPTYVNMSELANMAALKLTNHQNQQQQQQQKPSPPPLKQQSSIDSISSQHSNDSTGSHQLLQQQQHHQQHMQQQQNHHSASATATRSHSISSTASSLHSHPSIDSTVACGSLVGQHNHSTSTNTNTTTTSPSSGCSTPQNHYSPLLTNSPTSTAAGTPSGSSIGTGAGLGFVYQVSSPTPPASEVLKITEQGSGSGQASVNNDVEEEETDERSRASVLQKASMFEKAAAAAAISPPAPVPVAPPTASVGPAGGGRRSEAEQQEMDKSFEDSIQALNNLIGELDSFQREIDEGKGKQMMMMTSLTGSSNNNVTNVTTTSSSTSSSDNHNTPAGNTSTIEPCAISNQTHSSGCGTDISDTTSDELGGDESAEARRRDRDRDRDLLGASDSELSRCYVSETSSLTGGMTAGGYENPTFAHFVAASASREEAGPGDSVSLASDSLCLGQPRHAYVDTCSDSGSAVVVIYDHQIPITPDIEFVKQNSEIVLLRTKDPQPQALQLHEMRELQQLPTNLAGTPDSSPDGQAPPQPATATVAPAKQRLSSFRATSEQQLQLLGRGSPQRGKATTEPAQDQHPPPPPPPQQQQQVASELQPVDPVKRQLPPKPNSLSLFSGPAPNTLASDKPLVPRKSDFKADLDAKIRRQKHKVQQQLQQQQQSPPQQQAPSATQPQQQQSPPQQSPPNRNCNVTNKPAANVTASASASASKVNQNHRNPCQNQTAASSNHKQYKTPPACPTYSSSSTSLPSLPSLPSLPLSVSTSSANSPPSMLPASARPVAHSPHLYSNANANASVPANPHSPANAHANVKPCITPRPASLSGGGAGGGGSTRIARRSSINQAKPPPPVRRSSSVTPSPNASVGPDPRICHESLMDQIKRGATLKRNQKINDRSAPKIH; this is encoded by the exons ATGGATCTGAGTCTGGAACGCGACAGCTCCGCTCTGGGAAGTCTGTTTCAACAGATTATCAATGATATGAAG AACACCTCGCCGTTGTGGGAGGATTTTGTGGCCAAGGCGGGAAAACTCCATACATGTTTGAG GGCCGCCATCCAAGCAATCGCCGCCTATTTGGATGCCTTCCAAAAGATAGCAGATGCGGCGACCAATTCAAGAG GCGCTTCCAAGGAGATCGGCACCGCCCTCACCCGGGTCTGCCTGCGCCACAAGGCGGTGGAGACGCGCCTGAAGACCTTCACCACGGCCATCATGGATTGTTTGGTGCAGCCGCTGCAGGAGAGGATCGAGGACTGGAAGCGCACAGTGGCCACCATCGACAAGGACCATGCCAAAGAGTACAAGCGGTGCCGGAGTGAGCTGAAGAAGCGCTCCAGCGACACGCTGCGCCTCCAGAAGAAGGCGCGCAAGGGCCAGACGGACGGGCTCCAGTCCCTGATGGACTCGCACATGCAGGACGTGACACTCCGCCGGGCCGAGTTGGAGGAGGTGGAGAAGAAGTCCCTGAGGGCGGCCATGGTGGAGGAGAGACTGCGGTACTGCAGCTTTGTCCACATGCTGCAGCCGGTGGTGCACGAGGAGTGCGAGGTCATGTCCGAACTGGGTCACCTCCAG GAGGCGATGCAGTCGATAGCTCTGGTCACCAAGGACCCCAGTGTCCTGCCCCAGGCCTCCGAGGAACTCATCCACGATGCCAAGGCCAGCATTAATCTCTACCCAGAGTCCCCGGGTGGCGGTTCTGGGTCTCAGGGTGGAGGCTGCTCCAACTCGCTGGGTTCCCGTAAGAGCTCCGTCTGCTCCATCAGTAGCATCAACAGCAGCGGCTCAAGCAACTCACCTGGCCATCACCACTATCCGCGTTCCCTGTCGCAG TTTGTAACGCCCGCAATTCGCTTGAAACCTGGTGAATCCAGTGATAGTGGCTTTTGCTCATCGCCAGCGCTAACAACACAg ACATCGAATGCCACCAATCAGACGGCGAATGTATCCACCTGGCCGCCACACAATCAGGACACTGTGGACAGCCTGCCACCGACCGCCGACCGGCCGCATACCATTTCGACCGCCTACGAGAAGGGCCACCAGCGACCGCCGCTCACAGTCTATACGTTCCAGAACCCGGAGACCATTCACGAGTCAACCACTGGCCTCAATAATGGCTCCCCAGCCGCCGCCAATGGACAGTCCTCGTCTGGCCAGACCACTCCGGCCACCCAGAAGTCCCCGGCTGCCTCCCTCAGCCGGCCACCTCTGCCAGTT CGCTGCTCGTCGTTGGAGCGTCCGTTGTCGGCCCAGAGCAACCACCGCCAGGGTAGCGGGAGCAATCTGCTGCAGCGGCAGTGTCCCTCACCGATTCCAGCTCATATCACGAAAG AGCTGTCCGCAGCGCATCatgcccagcagcagcagcaacagcaacagctccagcaacatcagcaacaacagcagacACCGCCCACCTACGTGAATATGTCCGAGTTGGCCAACATGGCGGCCCTGAAACTGACTAACCACCAgaaccagcaacagcagcagcagcagaagcccTCGCCGCCGCCTTTGAAACAACAGAGCTCCATCGACTCGATCAGCTCACAGCATTCCAATGACTCCACGGGTTCGCATCAACTGctccaacagcagcaacatcatcagcaacacatgcaacagcagcaaaatCATCACTCCGCCTCTGCCACAGCCACTCGCTCCCATTCCATATCCTCGACGGCCTCGTCGCTGCACTCGCATCCGTCAATTGACTCGACGGTAGCTTGTGGCTCCCTGGTGGGCCAGCACAACCACAGCACCAGCACCAACACGAACACGACCACCACCTCGCCGTCCAGTGGCTGCTCCACGCCACAGAATCATTACTCGCCCTTGCTAACCAACTCACCCACGTCCACTGCCGCAGGTACACCCAGTGGCAGCAGCATCGGCACGGGAGCCGGCCTGGGCTTTGTCTATCAGGTCAGCTCTCCCACTCCGCCCGCCAGCGAGGTGCTGAAGATCACCGAGCAGGGTTCCGGCTCTGGCCAGGCATCTGTAAACAATGACGTGGAGGAGGAAGAGACCGACGAGCGATCGCGGGCTTCCGTCTTGCAGAAGGCCTCGATGTTCGAGAAGGCGGCAGCTGCGGCTGCCATATCGCCACCGGCTCCGGTTCCAGTCGCTCCACCAACTGCATCGGTTGGCCCGGCCGGAGGAGGACGCCGATCCGAGGCGGAGCAGCAGGAAATGG ACAAGTCTTTCGAAGATTCAATCCAAGctctaaataatttaattggcGAACTAGACTCGTTCCAACGCGAGATCGATGAGGGCAAGGGCAAgcagatgatgatgatgaccaGCCTGACCGGCAGCAGTAACAACAATGTGACGAATGTGACCACCACCAGCAGttccaccagcagcagcgacAACCACAACACGCCCGCCGGCAACACCAGCACCATCGAGCCCTGTGCCATCAGCAATCAGACGCACTCGAGCGGCTGCGGCACCGACATCTCGGACACTACCTCGGATGAGTTGGGCGGCGACGAGAGTGCGGAGGCACGGCGACGGGATCGGGATAGGGACAGGGACCTGCTTGGAGCCAGCGATTCGGAGCTGAGTCGTTGCTATGTGAGCGAGACGAGTTCGCTGACCGGCGGGATGACGGCCGGCGGCTACGAGAATCCCACATTTGCGCACTTTGTGGCGGCCAGTGCCAGTCGGGAGGAGGCGGGTCCGGGTGACAGTGTCTCCCTGGCGTCGGACAGCCTGTGTCTGGGGCAACCGCGCCACGCCTACGTGGACACCTGCAGCGATAGCGGCAGTGCCGTGGTGGTGATCTACGACCACCAGATTCCCATCACGCCGGACATCGAGTTCGTGAAGCAGAACTCGGAGATAGTGCTGCTGCGCACCAAGGATCCCCAGCCACAGGCGCTACAGCTGCACGAGATGCGCGAGCTGCAGCAGCTGCCGACGAACCTGGCTGGAACGCCGGACTCCTCGCCGGATGGCCAGGCGCCACCGCAGCCGGCCACAGCAACCGTGGCGCCCGCCAAGCAGCGACTCTCCTCCTTCCGCGCCACCAGCGAACAGCAGCTGCAGCTCCTCGGACGCGGCAGTCCCCAAAGAGGTAAAGCCACCACTGAGCCGGCACAGGACCAgcacccaccaccaccaccacccccccagcagcagcagcaggtggCCAGTGAGCTGCAGCCAGTAGATCCTGTCAAGCGCCAGCTGCCGCCCAAACCGAACAGCCTGAGCCTTTTCAGTGGCCCAGCGCCCAACACGCTGGCCAGCGACAAGCCCCTGGTGCCCCGAAAGTCAGACTTTAAGGCCGATCTTGATGCCAAAATACGCAGACAGAAGCACAAAGTCCAACAGCAattgcagcaacagcagcaatcgCCGCCTCAGCAGCAAGCACCTTCCGCCACACaaccgcaacaacaacagtcaCCACCACAACAGTCGCCCCCAAACCGAAACTGTAATGTCACTAATAAGCCAGCCGCCAATGTTACTGCATCCGCATCAGCATCTGCATCTAAAGTGAACCAAAATCATAGAAATCCATGCCAAAATCAGACAGCTGCATCATCCAATCATAAGCAATATAAGACGCCCCCAGCCTGCCCGACATACTCATCTTCATCGACATCGCTACCATCGCTACCATCGCTACCATCATTGCCATTATCAGTCAGCACCTCATCAGCAAACTCTCCGCCATCGATGTTGCCCGCCAGTGCCCGACCAGTAGCCCACTCACCACATCTATACTCCAATGCCAATGCCAATGCTAGTGTCCCAGCCAATCCTCATAGCCCGGCCAATGCCCATGCCAATGTCAAGCCGTGCATTACGCCCAGGCCGGCTTCGTTGTCGG gaggaggagcaggtgGCGGTGGATCCACGCGCATCGCCCGCCGTTCGTCCATCAACCAGGCCAAGCCACCGCCGCCAGTCAGACGCAGCTCTTCGGTGACCCCCAGTCCCAATGCCTCGGTTGGG cCTGATCCGCGCATCTGTCACGAGTCGCTGATGGATCAGATCAAACGCGGAGCCACCTTGAAGCGTAACCAGAAGATCAACGATCGCAGCGCTCCAAAAATACATTAA